In Chamaesiphon minutus PCC 6605, a genomic segment contains:
- a CDS encoding NACHT domain-containing protein encodes MMTTFRASITGIQQAQTALKSYHGKHKTYLAGEAGCSRTKVYDFFKGQKVQDEIFKNICAALSLDWRSIADVETEEIDTESTPEIDSLVQTIRQQVSDDILHRCGKMRILDMEQPIEYGDIYTSVNILEKSAGNTRSEITKMLAHCQREDFERPFLGKVTQARVPGVDAVDLHDKLMILGKPGAGKTTFMKRLAMLCCGSNFQPERVPIFVTLKDFAEAAAQPSVLEYIDRQWADCEVTATAKTLLGAGRALVLLDGLDEVREIDHDRVRKAIENFSNLYRKCQIVITCRIAAWEYKFEHFTEVEVADFDEQQIAEFINKWFQAEGKPLTAKRMLSKLKEREPVMELATNPLLLTLLCLIFGEGAEFPSNRSELYKEGLDVLLKKWDAKRDIDRHQVYKKLSLKRKEDLLSQIAFDTFDRGEYFFKQSTVERHITDYICNLPGTATDEEALQLDSELVLRSIMAQHGLLVERAKEIFSFSHLTFHEYFTAKWIVDSFAVQGERSFLKLVEKVSDRRWREVFFLVLAMLPNASSHLLAIKQEIDGIIAGDEKVQEYLEWLNEKCQSIESELNDRTSSDLLIIRLLYLDLPVYSSYKDYSAQSQSYLLSLDLSENDISAPFSTKMFMALPLPLRLEFCLYFCIYYFQLPILLEFNLIEQAIGNAQMLECSDEFVSELKNLNQQIPLQSENLIQWQQKLLAVLIKYRNVGCDWQFTSQQKDRIYKYYNANNLLRECLELKDECYIDIATRQYITNIFCRLEN; translated from the coding sequence ATGATGACAACTTTCAGAGCGAGTATAACGGGAATTCAACAAGCTCAAACTGCTTTGAAAAGTTACCACGGTAAGCATAAAACTTATTTAGCAGGTGAAGCAGGATGCTCTCGTACTAAAGTTTATGACTTTTTTAAGGGTCAAAAAGTTCAAGACGAGATCTTTAAAAACATTTGTGCGGCATTGTCTTTGGATTGGCGATCGATCGCCGATGTAGAGACAGAAGAAATAGACACAGAATCAACTCCAGAGATCGATAGTCTCGTTCAAACCATCCGTCAACAAGTCAGTGATGATATCCTCCACCGCTGCGGTAAGATGCGGATTCTGGATATGGAACAGCCGATCGAGTATGGTGACATCTACACCAGTGTCAATATTCTAGAAAAGAGTGCGGGCAACACTCGATCGGAAATTACCAAAATGTTGGCTCATTGCCAAAGAGAGGATTTCGAGCGACCGTTTTTAGGCAAAGTTACACAGGCACGAGTACCAGGGGTAGACGCGGTAGATCTGCACGATAAACTGATGATCTTGGGTAAACCAGGAGCAGGTAAAACCACCTTCATGAAGCGGTTAGCGATGCTTTGTTGTGGTAGTAACTTTCAACCGGAAAGAGTGCCCATTTTTGTGACGCTGAAGGACTTTGCTGAAGCAGCAGCACAGCCGAGTGTCCTAGAATATATCGATCGTCAATGGGCAGACTGTGAGGTTACAGCGACCGCTAAGACACTGCTCGGAGCAGGTCGAGCATTAGTATTGCTGGATGGTTTGGATGAAGTGCGAGAAATCGACCACGATCGAGTGCGGAAGGCGATTGAGAATTTTTCTAATCTATATCGGAAATGCCAGATTGTAATTACTTGTCGGATTGCCGCATGGGAATACAAATTTGAGCATTTTACCGAAGTAGAGGTTGCAGATTTTGACGAGCAGCAGATTGCCGAATTTATCAACAAATGGTTTCAGGCTGAAGGCAAACCGCTCACAGCCAAGCGAATGCTATCGAAGCTAAAAGAGCGCGAGCCAGTCATGGAATTGGCGACGAATCCGCTGCTATTGACCTTGCTGTGTTTGATTTTTGGAGAGGGAGCGGAGTTCCCCAGCAATCGCTCGGAATTGTATAAAGAAGGGCTGGATGTGCTGCTAAAAAAGTGGGATGCCAAACGCGATATCGATCGACATCAAGTGTATAAAAAGTTGTCGCTCAAAAGGAAGGAAGATTTATTAAGTCAGATAGCCTTCGATACATTCGATCGAGGTGAGTACTTCTTTAAACAAAGCACAGTAGAACGTCATATTACCGACTATATTTGCAATCTCCCAGGTACGGCGACAGATGAAGAGGCTTTGCAGCTAGATAGTGAATTGGTATTACGATCGATTATGGCGCAACATGGTTTATTAGTCGAACGTGCTAAGGAGATTTTTTCTTTTTCCCATCTCACTTTTCATGAGTATTTTACAGCGAAGTGGATTGTAGATAGTTTTGCAGTTCAGGGCGAGCGATCGTTTCTAAAATTAGTTGAGAAGGTTAGCGATAGACGCTGGCGAGAAGTATTCTTTTTGGTATTGGCAATGCTCCCTAATGCTAGTTCTCATTTACTAGCAATCAAACAAGAAATTGATGGGATAATAGCTGGTGATGAGAAGGTACAGGAATATTTAGAGTGGCTAAATGAGAAATGTCAATCGATCGAGTCTGAGTTAAACGATCGAACATCCTCAGACCTATTAATAATACGTTTACTTTACTTAGATCTCCCCGTTTATTCTTCTTATAAAGACTACAGCGCACAGTCACAGTCATATTTACTAAGCCTCGATCTCTCTGAAAATGATATCTCCGCGCCATTTTCTACGAAGATGTTCATGGCACTTCCTCTTCCTTTACGGCTTGAATTTTGTCTTTACTTCTGTATCTACTACTTCCAACTACCTATTCTCCTTGAGTTCAATCTTATCGAGCAAGCCATTGGCAATGCTCAAATGCTCGAATGTAGCGATGAGTTTGTGAGTGAGCTAAAAAATCTAAACCAGCAGATTCCTCTTCAATCCGAAAATCTCATCCAATGGCAACAAAAATTGCTAGCAGTGCTAATTAAATATCGAAATGTTGGTTGTGATTGGCAATTCACATCACAGCAAAAAGATCGTATTTATAAATATTATAATGCCAACAACCTTTTGAGAGAATGCTTGGAATTAAAAGATGAATGCTATATCGACATTGCTACGCGCCAGTACATCACAAATATTTTTTGCCGTCTAGAAAATTAA
- a CDS encoding TRADD-N-associated membrane domain-containing protein, whose protein sequence is MLFAKSSLSSSTHDREIEREILVDRVNYARISSYCALVVTGISSVSDFVGIILVINGQITIGVLASICGFLANNRFEKIATAANHRLDRMMKDD, encoded by the coding sequence ATGCTGTTCGCTAAGTCCTCCTTGTCCAGTTCCACTCACGATCGAGAGATCGAACGGGAGATTTTGGTAGATCGAGTAAATTATGCACGGATTAGCTCTTATTGTGCCCTGGTTGTAACGGGGATCTCCAGTGTGAGCGATTTCGTCGGCATAATTCTAGTGATAAATGGGCAAATAACCATCGGCGTACTGGCTTCGATCTGTGGATTCCTAGCTAACAATAGGTTTGAGAAAATTGCCACAGCAGCGAATCATCGATTAGATCGAATGATGAAGGATGACTGA
- a CDS encoding response regulator transcription factor — translation MMSHILLVEDEVKLARFIELELGSEGYRVSVAHDGMSGLALVRESEPDLAILDWMLPGLTGVELCRRMRSTGIKIPVILLTARDEVGDRVTGLDAGADDYLVKPFSIEELLARIRAHLRRTQETDEDLLQFEDLTLNRRTREVHRGQRSIDLTAKEFDLLQYLMSHPRQVFTRDQILENIWGYDFLGDSNIIEVYVRYLRLKLEQDNEKRLIHTARGVGYSLRE, via the coding sequence ATAATGTCACATATTCTATTAGTTGAAGATGAAGTCAAACTCGCCCGCTTTATCGAGCTGGAATTGGGGAGTGAGGGCTACCGCGTCAGCGTGGCACACGACGGGATGAGTGGGCTAGCTTTGGTACGCGAGTCGGAGCCAGATTTAGCGATTTTAGATTGGATGCTGCCCGGTTTAACTGGTGTAGAATTATGTCGGAGAATGCGATCGACTGGGATTAAAATTCCGGTGATTTTACTAACAGCTAGAGATGAAGTTGGCGATCGCGTGACGGGTTTAGATGCAGGAGCCGATGACTATTTGGTTAAACCATTTAGCATAGAGGAGTTATTAGCTAGAATCCGCGCTCATCTGCGGCGCACGCAAGAAACCGATGAAGATCTATTGCAGTTTGAAGATCTAACTTTAAATCGCCGCACTCGTGAAGTCCATCGCGGGCAAAGATCGATCGATTTAACTGCCAAGGAATTCGATCTGCTGCAATATTTAATGAGTCATCCACGTCAGGTATTTACCAGAGACCAAATTCTCGAAAATATTTGGGGGTATGACTTTCTGGGCGACTCAAATATTATTGAGGTTTACGTTCGCTACCTGCGGTTGAAGTTAGAGCAGGATAATGAGAAGCGATTGATTCATACCGCGCGGGGAGTCGGTTATTCGTTGCGGGAGTAG
- a CDS encoding GNAT family N-acetyltransferase yields MIRSIEPDETSAALALAAATGLFQPHETEVLAQMLSEHFNGETDRQDLWLVDDDDDELVGIAYVAPERMTEGTWNLYLIGIHPDRQRQGRGAALIAHVEQMLAKRGVRVLLVETSGTESFEYVRAFYRQSGYDEEARIREFYTAGVDKIVFRKAIVAPVK; encoded by the coding sequence ATGATTCGATCGATCGAACCTGATGAAACCAGCGCAGCACTCGCTTTAGCAGCAGCTACGGGTCTGTTCCAGCCCCACGAGACTGAGGTACTTGCCCAAATGCTGTCCGAGCACTTCAACGGCGAAACCGATCGCCAAGATTTATGGCTTGTCGATGATGATGATGATGAGCTGGTGGGAATTGCTTATGTCGCGCCAGAGCGCATGACCGAGGGAACGTGGAATTTATATTTAATTGGCATTCATCCCGATCGTCAGCGGCAAGGACGCGGCGCGGCATTGATCGCTCATGTCGAACAGATGTTGGCCAAGCGAGGTGTGCGGGTGCTATTGGTGGAAACATCAGGAACGGAGAGCTTCGAGTACGTTCGAGCGTTCTATCGTCAGAGTGGTTACGACGAGGAAGCACGAATTCGGGAGTTCTACACTGCTGGAGTTGACAAGATCGTTTTCCGCAAAGCCATAGTCGCTCCAGTGAAATAA
- a CDS encoding XRE family transcriptional regulator — MSNQIRAYRDQLGFKQEELGEQAGVTRQTIAAWENGEREPSLVQLSSIARIMGVAVELLQGLELPNSRDPNSFFSSLLFRADEPSALTPTIKQHLIQKVADYAAVEKLLGEIPVSPAKFPLDGYESEVIEDYSKEVRNWLGLGESAPVGDSLSLLESKGLKVLPYPLPAKISGFSACEEDWGCLVVVNSNDVAERQFFTSLHELAHLIFHHKEYRQPPERTKSSDPREKAANHLAGAILLPKNVIRREMRAYRDRWIPDPLLIDIKRRYGVSLRTILIRAEQAGIITKQQSGTQMGVLNKKCGGKDKDLPNSEIPMPQRLTRLERLTYTALLEDEPLTISRAAEILGKKTSEVHQELQTWKQYDVEVSD, encoded by the coding sequence ATGTCAAATCAGATTCGAGCTTACCGAGATCAGCTTGGATTTAAGCAGGAGGAATTGGGCGAACAGGCTGGCGTAACTCGTCAGACAATCGCGGCGTGGGAGAATGGAGAAAGGGAGCCGAGCTTAGTTCAATTAAGCAGTATTGCTAGGATCATGGGGGTAGCAGTCGAGCTACTTCAAGGTTTAGAGTTGCCAAACTCTAGAGATCCAAATTCTTTTTTTTCATCCTTACTCTTCCGGGCAGATGAGCCTTCTGCACTTACTCCGACGATCAAACAACATCTCATCCAAAAAGTTGCTGACTATGCCGCTGTAGAAAAGCTGCTTGGAGAAATACCAGTATCTCCAGCTAAATTCCCCTTAGATGGTTATGAATCTGAAGTAATAGAAGACTATTCTAAGGAAGTACGCAACTGGCTGGGATTAGGCGAGTCAGCACCTGTTGGCGACTCTCTGTCGCTTCTAGAAAGCAAAGGGTTAAAAGTTTTACCCTACCCCCTTCCTGCCAAAATTTCAGGGTTCTCAGCCTGTGAGGAGGATTGGGGATGTCTTGTTGTCGTTAATAGCAATGATGTCGCCGAACGACAATTTTTCACTTCACTACATGAACTTGCTCACTTAATTTTTCATCATAAAGAATATCGACAGCCGCCAGAACGTACTAAATCTTCAGATCCCCGTGAGAAGGCTGCCAATCATTTAGCTGGAGCTATTTTGCTGCCAAAAAATGTCATTCGTAGAGAAATGCGTGCTTATCGAGATCGCTGGATACCAGATCCTTTGCTGATCGATATCAAGCGACGATATGGTGTGAGTCTAAGAACTATTCTGATTAGAGCCGAACAAGCTGGTATTATTACCAAACAGCAAAGCGGTACACAAATGGGCGTTCTTAATAAGAAATGTGGTGGGAAGGATAAGGATCTCCCTAATTCTGAGATCCCCATGCCACAAAGACTAACTCGTCTGGAGAGGTTGACATATACTGCACTTCTGGAAGATGAACCGCTAACTATTTCTCGTGCTGCTGAAATTTTGGGTAAAAAAACTTCGGAAGTGCATCAGGAATTGCAAACTTGGAAACAATATGATGTTGAGGTTAGTGATTGA
- a CDS encoding CHAP domain-containing protein yields the protein MTNINQVLQIAQRELGVKELGNSNIVKYGEWYGHDLNGQSWCAMFVSYCLYNAGLQTYIETEKGFHYTPSGAKWFKEQKRWFKDPLPGDIVFFDWQNETDSIPGAANHVAFFVAKTKKGQIITIDGNNPPDDNSNGGEVRYQVRPLDFTVMGFARPAYTNTIVEPLPLLNGTNLSSLTTGEDIRVWQKRMIARGYDFGTSGADGVFGRRSKKVLEEFQQKLGFKVNGVLDVLSWQAAWTAI from the coding sequence ATGACAAATATCAATCAAGTCTTACAAATCGCTCAAAGAGAGCTAGGCGTGAAAGAACTAGGTAATAGCAACATCGTCAAGTATGGTGAATGGTACGGGCATGACCTTAATGGCCAATCATGGTGTGCCATGTTCGTTTCTTACTGCCTGTATAATGCAGGATTACAGACTTACATCGAGACAGAAAAAGGATTTCACTACACTCCTAGTGGAGCAAAATGGTTCAAAGAGCAAAAACGGTGGTTTAAAGATCCATTGCCTGGAGACATCGTTTTTTTTGATTGGCAAAATGAAACCGACTCTATTCCAGGTGCCGCTAATCATGTTGCTTTTTTCGTTGCTAAAACAAAAAAAGGTCAAATTATTACGATCGACGGTAATAATCCGCCAGATGATAACTCCAATGGAGGGGAAGTTCGCTATCAAGTACGACCGCTCGATTTCACTGTTATGGGATTTGCTCGTCCTGCCTATACAAACACGATTGTAGAGCCTTTACCTCTATTGAACGGAACCAATTTATCTTCTCTCACAACTGGCGAAGATATTAGGGTCTGGCAAAAGAGAATGATAGCTCGTGGCTATGACTTTGGCACTAGTGGCGCAGACGGAGTTTTCGGTAGGCGTTCTAAAAAAGTGCTGGAAGAGTTTCAGCAAAAGCTGGGCTTTAAAGTTAATGGGGTTCTCGATGTGCTGTCATGGCAAGCTGCTTGGACGGCAATTTAG
- a CDS encoding DUF1579 family protein: MATLLLSTIPIAAISQHAPKPTSELNQLTFFAGVWSCRVRPTDSAAIEEFTWNVQRTLKDFWYIATVQTKQTSKLTTIQHEFLGYDTAAKKLLRTFVSDKGNLIEMNSSGWEANTFVWEGSVVTNGRKIPLREAITRKAATEFTATWEVRKTGEQWAVVSNETCRKLK; the protein is encoded by the coding sequence TTGGCAACTTTACTCCTAAGTACAATTCCCATAGCGGCTATTAGTCAGCACGCACCCAAACCAACTTCTGAGCTTAACCAGCTTACTTTTTTTGCAGGAGTTTGGTCGTGTCGAGTTAGACCGACAGATTCAGCCGCGATTGAGGAATTTACATGGAATGTTCAACGCACCTTGAAAGACTTCTGGTATATCGCAACTGTTCAAACCAAGCAGACTTCCAAGCTGACAACGATTCAACACGAGTTTTTAGGATACGACACTGCGGCTAAGAAGCTGTTGCGAACTTTTGTGAGCGATAAAGGTAATTTAATCGAGATGAATTCATCTGGATGGGAAGCAAACACATTTGTCTGGGAGGGTAGTGTTGTTACTAATGGCCGCAAAATACCCCTACGTGAGGCAATTACTAGAAAAGCTGCAACTGAGTTTACGGCAACTTGGGAGGTGAGAAAAACTGGGGAGCAGTGGGCGGTTGTTAGTAATGAAACCTGCCGAAAGCTGAAATAA
- a CDS encoding KAP family P-loop NTPase fold protein yields MWSDKESEIDYLNFGEVSELIVDILASPDMLPVSLGIFGNWGAGKSSLLKLVERNLTSIEDRENSKQEYIIVNFDAWLYQGYDDARLALLETIATKLCEATKGNKTLFDKAKNFSSRVDLWRMMGLGAEAIALAHGIPTGGILNRGISSVGKLINPGTDDEETKHKNYEELAKEGKDLKDTASAILKPDRKNTPPQQISAFRKEYSEILQELKKPLIVIIDNLDRCLPANAIHTLEAMRLFLFLPNTAFIIAADEDMIRGAVADYFKGTSDRHQIDYIDKLIQIPIRVPKAGIREIRSYLFMLFAIQNRISKSSLDSLRDLLEESLRNSWKEEPISIEKLLSIDNLKDDKELATAFELADRIARILATSPKIQGNPRIVKRLLNTIKMRSKTAQRRGMDLDENIITKLAIFERCAGADATLEFYRMIDHEAGKPKIIKELEELDGSKDTSSNYPKSWLDNAEFIKQWSKLKPALQGIDLRGAVYLSRETMQMGV; encoded by the coding sequence ATGTGGTCGGATAAAGAGTCAGAGATTGATTATTTGAATTTTGGAGAAGTATCTGAACTGATTGTTGATATACTCGCATCGCCAGATATGCTACCAGTATCATTAGGAATATTTGGTAATTGGGGAGCGGGTAAATCTTCTTTACTTAAGCTTGTCGAACGCAACCTAACATCTATAGAAGATCGAGAAAACTCCAAGCAAGAATATATAATTGTCAATTTTGATGCTTGGTTATATCAAGGATATGATGATGCTCGTTTAGCACTACTTGAAACAATCGCAACAAAATTATGTGAAGCGACCAAAGGTAATAAAACATTATTTGATAAAGCAAAAAATTTCTCAAGTCGCGTTGATTTATGGCGGATGATGGGTTTGGGAGCAGAAGCCATTGCTTTAGCTCATGGCATCCCTACAGGAGGGATTCTCAATCGCGGAATTAGTTCTGTTGGTAAATTGATAAATCCTGGCACAGATGATGAAGAAACAAAGCACAAAAACTATGAGGAATTAGCTAAAGAAGGAAAAGACTTAAAAGATACAGCATCAGCGATACTCAAACCCGATCGAAAGAATACTCCTCCTCAACAAATTTCAGCTTTTAGAAAAGAATATAGTGAGATCCTTCAAGAACTGAAAAAACCATTAATAGTAATAATTGACAACTTAGATCGATGCTTGCCAGCTAATGCCATCCATACATTAGAAGCAATGCGTTTATTTCTATTTCTTCCCAATACTGCATTTATCATTGCTGCTGATGAAGATATGATTAGAGGTGCAGTCGCCGATTATTTCAAGGGCACAAGCGATCGGCACCAAATAGATTACATTGATAAACTAATACAAATTCCTATCCGAGTTCCGAAAGCTGGAATTCGGGAGATCAGATCTTATCTATTTATGCTATTTGCTATTCAGAATAGAATCTCTAAGTCATCGTTAGATAGCTTACGAGATCTTCTCGAAGAATCACTCAGAAATTCGTGGAAGGAGGAACCAATCTCTATAGAGAAGCTATTATCCATAGATAATCTAAAAGATGATAAGGAGTTAGCTACTGCTTTTGAATTAGCCGATCGAATCGCTCGTATTTTAGCTACTTCACCTAAGATTCAGGGTAATCCCCGAATTGTCAAGAGACTGCTTAATACAATAAAAATGAGATCTAAAACTGCCCAGCGTCGAGGAATGGATCTTGATGAAAATATCATTACTAAATTAGCAATCTTCGAGCGTTGTGCTGGTGCCGATGCAACATTAGAATTTTACCGAATGATCGATCATGAAGCAGGTAAACCAAAAATTATTAAGGAACTTGAAGAATTAGATGGATCGAAAGACACTTCATCTAATTATCCAAAAAGTTGGCTAGACAATGCCGAATTTATCAAACAGTGGAGTAAACTCAAACCAGCATTACAGGGTATAGATTTACGAGGAGCAGTTTATCTATCTAGGGAAACCATGCAAATGGGTGTGTAG